The DNA region CGGAGGCGGAGGTGGAGGCTACGGAGGCGGAGGTGGAGGCTACGGAGGCGGAGGTGGAGGCGGAGGCGGCGGCGGGGGTGGAGGTGGCTATGGCGACGGTGGAAAAGTAAAGGAGATCACGATCGTGAAGAGCGTGAAGGTACCATACCCGGTGGAGAAGAAGGTCCACTACCCCGTGGAAAAGGAGGTTCCTTACCCCGTGAAGGTCGCCGTGCCTCAGCCGTACCCAGTCGAGAAGAAGATACCTGTACCCGTGAAGGTATTGGTGAAGGTACCAGTGCACATACCACAGCCGTACCCGGTGGAGAAGAAGATACCGTACCCAGTGCACGTGCCAGTAGAGCGACCGGTGCCCCACAAGGTCTACGTGCCCCAGCCGTACCCGGTGGAGAAGCAGATCCCTTACCCAGTCAAAGTGCCCGTACCGCAGCCGTACCCTGTAGAGAAGCCGGTGCCGTACGCCGTGAAGGTCGTGGAGCACGTACCCCAGCCATTCCCAGTCGACAAGCCCGTACCGTACCCTGTGAGCGTGCCCATCGAGCGACCGTACCCTGTCCACATCCCCAAACCGTACCCAGTACACGTGGAGAAGGCAGTACCCGTGCCCGTAGAAAAGGTGGTGCCCTACCCAGTCAAGGTCCACGTGGATAGACCCGTGGGAGTACCAGTGGAGAAGCCGGTGCCTGTCGAAGTCAAGGTGCCAGTGCCCGCACCGTATCCCGTAGAGAAGCCCGTAGCGGTACCCGTGGAGAAGATTGTGCCCTACGCTGTCAAGGTGCCCGTCGAGCGACCGGTGGCTATTCCAGTGTCGAAACCGGTACCCGTGCCCGTCGCCAAGCCGGTGCCCTACCCGATTAAGGTACCAGTACCTGTGTCGATCCACGGAAGCGACGGTGGCGGGTACGGTGGTGGATACGGCGGTGGATACGGGGGCGGATACGGCGGCGGATACGGAGGCTCAGAAGGCGAATACGAGTCCAGCTTCGGGGGGCACTCGGGGTACTGAGCTACTGAAGGCGCCATCGACGCGTGATGTCCGCGTGATCATGATCTAATGCTCGCGtcggttcttttctttcttacaGGCCCGTTGGGCTTCATTTCCCAGGGCAGCCTAACGGAGGTGTATTTATTGTAACCGATCATTTTGGGAATGTCGCTGGACTGAGGACGCTTGGTACAATTTTAGGCGAGACACTCAGAGGCTTGGATGATTGGTGTCTTGGGGTGTTCGAATTTCTGGAGATGGGGGTGATATTAAAGGGACGATGGAGAATTGTAGAAGATGCCTGAATGTGGCTGAGATACCAGTTATTCAGCAGTGTTTCGTTTAAAATGTCCTCAGAGGGAGGTGCTTCAAGTTGAGGCTGTTCTTCAGCCAGCGACTCGTACTTACATCGTAGCATTTCGATAACTTTTGATACCTGAGTACCTAAGAAAGTATATTGTATACAGATTGTACAAAGATTCTGCTGGCGATCGTCAGTTGGTGCGACGAACGCCCCTATACCATGTCTTTCGCTTCTTTCTAATAAAACCAAAGAGCAAATGATGGCGTTTTAATTGGAGCCTTAGTGTCCTAGCTTATCCTTCGAAAGAATATCCTCCGAAGAGCGAGCAGCATCCTGAGTTCGCTACCAAAAGCGAACCAAGGCCGGGATTACATTTTCGAGGGGTTTCGTAACGATACTCCCGGGCGAGGAAGCGTCAAACGCGGAACAGGCGATGCCATCTTCGATTCCGCTTTCGCGATTCGCGTAACGCAACGTTACACGCCCGTAACGACGCTGTTTCCCGGGAAAATTCGAAAGCGACCGTACCTGAACATATAGAACGATTCCTTCGCCCTGGCAAATCCGTTAACGCGGAAGCGGCCAGGTAATTAGCGCAACAAAAACTGTCCGGCAATTACCCTGGCCGGAGTCAAAGAAGAAAGGGAAACTTTCATCAGCCTGCTGCGTGTAATAAACGAAACGACGATCGCGTAACGCGTCCGATCCGATCCTACGCAGTGATATCCCGAAAATTCGACATCCTAGATTGTACTTGTCTCTCCATCACGATTGACTGCTGGGAGAAAGCTTCTTTCTCCCGGGGCTCTGACGATTTAATAACTGAAGCCAGATGGCTTCTAATTGCGATCGCCAGAAGTGGGAAAACTCCCTTAATTCTCATCGAGGTTCGAAGTCACTGACAGCCTTGTGCTTCATTAATTATCTAGGACTTAGGATTTATTTTAGAAAACTCTTGATAGCTCAGGAATTTTCGATACCCTTTGTAGCGGGAAAGATTAGTTTCGAAATATTCTGAGTCCTGGGGTCGCTTTAACGAAATTCCCCAGACAGTTAATGGACTTATTAATCTTAGGTAACTGGACCATCAGTGACTGTAAGTAGAACCGGTGATATTAAGTACTCACCGTATGTAGGGGATGTTCGCAGGGATGTGGTACTTGGCCCCAGGGTCGAAATCGTCCTCTGACCTGAGAACTGGAGGCTTGATGCCGGCATATTGCTCCATGAGGCGGTGCCAGTGGCAATTGTAGTCCTCTCTGGTGATGTAACCGCGGAAGGCGTCCCATCGCCATCTGTCTATCGCGATGCTGAAGGGCAGCATCACCAATTTGTCCATCGCCAACGTGAACAGGTAGTTAATATCTGCCGTTGACTCGTCGATGTACTTGTTCCCTAGACTTAGGGTCTGGAGATGGCGAGGCGTTCCGATGCTGAGGGCCACGGCTTCGCCAACGGCTTCGTGGAAACCTGTGACAGCGAGAAGTCGTTGATAATATTAACTGCTAACATAGTAGCTAAGTTAGCTACgtagctaaaattaaaattttgcaggaTATTCCCTGTTGGAAATTTTGTGGACAGGAAAGTGTGCACTCTGGTTGCCTCTGCCCCAATTGTAACTCGTTATCTTCAATTAAATTATAATCGATTTGTTCTTAATATCGTTACGCTCGCAACTCTCAGGTACAGTAATCTTTGGGGAAAGTGGCTACCAAAGGAAACGAATGAATAGTTATTCAATTGAGTTTGCGGAAGCGACGAGTAAATCTTTCGAGTTCTTTCACGCCTCAAGGGTGAAAGATAGAGTGTCGAAGCTTCTCTGTGTAACAGTCCGCTCTCGAGCTAATGCTGATTGGGTCTGCCTTTCAAATCGATCATCTCCAATCTGTATCTCCGTCACTGGAATATTCCTGCTCAATAAAAACGTACAACACAATTCTATCACCACCATCTTGGACCCAAAATTCTAACCACTTGCAGTTCAAGCTCGAGCTGAAAATCATACATTCCTAAAAAGAATTTCTCGTCCCCCTTCACCGTCTATAAAAGCTATCTCGACCCAGCGTTTATGGGGCCCCATGAAGCGCTACGGACAAGGTCGTAGCCGTCGTTCGCCGTTTGTCTCCATAGCGCGCTGGCAAGGCGAACGACCGGCCGATGGAACGGTGAAAGCGCGATTATaccataataaaaatattttaacgatCTCGCGTACAGGCTGTGGAGAGTATTCGCACATCCACTCGGACAGGCCCACCTCGTACTCGCGCGAATCCACCTCGAGCGTGTCGCTCTGGCTCTCGCTTTCGCGCTATTACCTGCAAAAGACGAAGGCGCGCGAACCGCCTACCGGAAGTCGAGCAGAACGCTTACGTAACGCAGCCGGTGTCgtcgtttcttttttccccggcgTGGTTCTGTGGTTCGACGATTCGCCGAGCGTGCATACATAGTGTTACTCTTGGAAGAAAGCTCTCTTCTTCATTTTTCTTTCGTTCGTGCTCGACTTCCGGGGCAGCTTCGATTTAGATATTTCTTGATTGGTGAGGGGTAGTTCGCACTGATTTTTAAGTGGCGAGGACGTGGGACTTCGAGGCGAACGGGGAATCAGGTATTTGAGATTTTTTGGATCGTTGGTGGATATTCTTTGTTAATTATTCGCTGTAGGAACGATTAAGATGTAATTGGACAGAATGTATCTATTTAGAAGGAAAGCGATTCGATGACTCCATGTTGTTACACCGATACCCTTCTATATTTAGCTACCAGGGTGATCGTAGTTACAGCAAAGAGGTCAGAAAAAGGCTTAATCAGAATCAGCAATCGATGTCTAACGAgggaataatttaaaatctCCATACCTGGATTAGCGCCGTCCCTGAATTCCCGAGGAAGCCCGCTGTATCGCAGGAAGTACTGAATGTGGGCCATCTCGTGGTGCACCGTGATCAGATCCTTCATGGTAACCTTGGTGCACATCTTGATCCTGTCGCGAGCAGCGGGAACAATTAAGGCAGAGATGAGAAAAACCGATTGTCCTCCAGTCGCGTGTGGAGATTTAATGAACAGCATAATTCCAGGGAATTACCTGTAATCCAAGCGGTTGCAGAAGTCCCAGGCGGAGGCTTGGCAGATCAGAGGTCGATCGCCAGGGTCGGCGATTATGCTACCAGCCCAGAATTCAGGGGGCATGGCGCTCAGGTTCAAGGACAGATAGAACTCCTCCGCTACTCGAAACATCTCTATCGGTGTGTAACCCTTAATCAAAATAATagtagcaataataagaaacgaGGCTGCATTAAATAGCAGAAAGGATAGAGGCTTCCAGATAAGATACTGAGAATAAAAAACTCAGAAAATGGAATagaaaattcgtttaaaaataacGAAGCCCCGCAATGCAGTGAAGGAGTGATAGGATTGAAAAGCATATCGATGAGAAGAAGCAGGTAGCCTTGCAAGGAACGTTTCTTAGAAGCATACGAGAATATTACTCTGAACGTTTGCCCTGTCTCTCTCGTGATTAACAGCCTGAGAGTTCAAAGTTCTGCGCAATAAATTCCCCTCACAATGGACAATGAAGAGAAAATAATCGCGACGGAAATAGGTGAGCGAAACACTTCAGAATTTCGCGAATCTTCAATTGCCTCACCGTCACTTTCGGCCGGTACCTCTGTTACCCGTTACTTTCGATTTTACCCGGGGAACAATAGGCGTGTGCATCTGAATTCGTTAAGCTGCCGAAGTTCGTTCCCCTGATAACGATTACGTAACTCTCGCGCTCTTACCTGTGCTTGCATTTCCTGCGTCACGTCCAAGTAAGTCTTTCCGGGATAGGGTAGGGTAACGTCGATGATGTTGGTCCACGATTGAGCCCAGATGTTACCTGTCGATATTAATCGCTCTTAATTACATGCCCGCACTGGATTCTACCCGATAACGAGCACCGGTTGGCGTGTCCGTACCGAGTATGTGAGCAGGAAGAGGAGCATGCACGCCAATCTTCTCGGGTCCGTACAGGTCTCGTAGCTTCCTTCTCACGTACGTGTGCAGCTCCTCGTACAGCGGCCGCACTATCTCCCAGACGTCTTCTATGTCCTGTTGCAAATTCGGAGACTCGTAGGGGAACATCCAGTACTCCGCGGCATCGGTGAAGTCTGGATAAAGAGGCAAACTCCTTTACTTCGCGGCTGGATTCCAAGTTAAACTGAAAGCACTTTGTACTTGCTGAAGGGACGCGTTGAACATGAAATATATTGAATGAGAAATATGTtagttgaatttttatttctagcTTTATATTTCAGTGTGAAAAATTCTCTGGTTAAGAATCGATCAGTAGCTTTCTAAATAGTTAGGAATAACAGTAGGTCTGTCGCAAATATTCTCAAGCTACAAGTGATCAAGAGACGTCAAAAGAATTCTCTCATAGCAAAACAATTATAGCAACTTTTCAGCCGTCCGAGCATAATCCCCCACTTTTGCATCGTTCATCAACCTACTGTTCAGCCTCGCAGCTTCATTATTCAACGTGACAAGCTGCTGATAGAGATCCTTAATCCTCATCCCGCTGCGCCGCCTCCATTCAGTCCAAACGTACTGCAGCTCGTCCCAATCCCTGCTCCTCGCCATGATCAGCGATATATCTGCGAAGCAAGCATCTCCACTGTACAAGGGCCACTTTCCATCGGCGAGCAACGGCGTATAAACTATCCATTCCCCGGCGAAATTGTGCCGCTGATAATCGAACGTTTCCAACCGGCGCGTGTCTTCCAGCAGCTTTCACGATAATCGAGCGATCAATTTATCCCCGATGGTTTCTCGCAACACGTGTGATCTAAGCTTCGCGGAAATCGAGTTACCGCAACGATTACGGCTACGTGGATCGGTCCGGGCCCACGTTAAAAAGGACTCGAACCGTTCCTCGTGTCAATAGCGACGTCTCTGAGAGAGACTTAACTCGATGGCCTCATTCTGTTCCCCTGGATCATTACGTTCGTCGTAATGAAATCGAGTTACGTGTTCGTCCTTCCCGTGGCAACGATCCGTGACAGAACGATCTCCCGCGGGCGTGGAAAACGGGCGTTTTCCACGGGCACTTTTCTGGACCGCGCGATCTCTGCTCGAACCGCAGAGGCGCAGTTAAAACCGATTACGTGCCTTCCTATGGCAGTGTGTTACGCGTTAGTGTTATTACTGGCGGAATCTGCGAGGGGTAAATGAAGCATAAACCGAGGAAACTGGTCGGAGGATCGCAAACTTCCGTGTTTCTGTGCCGGAAGATTCTTCGAGCGTCGATTGTTCGGTGGAGTATTGGGAGCTCAAAGAATCTacagaaaatttattcgaacatGTTGATTTTGACAGATTTTCTTTCTATTCTTATAATACTGATAAAATACACGAGGTCTCGTTCAGTTGATTCTAATTTTGCTACAGCAGCCTAAGAAAATAGCAACAGTTCGAAGACCTGAAATACACAGCTCTTCTTTTCGGTGTTCGAAAACAAGAGTTTCTTCCCCAACGGTTACTAAAAACAAAGTCCCACTGAAAATTGCACCGGGCATCCGTCCGACTGTACCGCAATGGGTTACGTAAAGGGAGCTTATGACTTGCGAGAGGGAAAAAAGAAGTTCGAAATAAGGGAAAAACAAAATAAGGAAACGCAGAAGGAGAGAGGACACGGTAAATTAACTCCCGATGAATTTTCATGAACGCGTTCCGATACGGCCAGGTGGTATATTCAGCATTCGATCGCGCTTCGCGATTAGAGAGAGGCACTTTCTTGCGCGTAATACTTGAAACAGAACGATCTCCATGCCGCGAAAATCGTATCGCGTTTCGTTGCTTATTTACCTGGGTACAGGCGCAGGCCACACCGGAAGGGGTCGTTGTACGCGCAAATGCTAGCCTCGTTGTACACCGCCAGCATGTCGTTGATCACACGATTGTACTGCAACAAATAAATGACATGCAAAAAAAGAAGGATAACTCTGAAACGTGTTGTTTCCTGCCTTACACCCTCCTTCACGTTTTTCCCTGCATTTCAATGGTAAACTGTTGGGCGCTTTCTTATTTCGCCGAAGGAACGATATCTATCCTCGTCTCTTACTTCCTATTTTCTTTCACGCGTAACGGGAGCCTGATTAATCGGCCTGGGAACAAGGCGGAAATGCAGACTCGAGGGAGTTCAGTGGAGATTAATAAGAGTAATTTGTTCGTCTTTTAAGCAGTGGCCTTTCGGTGACTTTAACGCGTGGAAGCGATGACGCGAGTTAAACTTCATTTCCTAAGCGCTGGCTCCCCCTTGGTCACTTCCTTTCTGTTTAGCATTCTCTGCGTTGCCTTTGAAACGGCTTATACATGTATAATCAATGTATCGCGTTTAATATCATATGAGAATAATATAGGAATAATTAGGAGATTATGTTTCTGCAGGGGGAAGCAAGTATGAAGGTCGAAAGAAATCCAGTATATAATAGAGTGATTCTAGTAAATTACTTTCCCGAAGCGGAAAAATCAAAATACCTACAGTTCAACCTGGATAACTCGAACATCGATAACTCGAAATCCTCTATAAGACCaacattttcttcattcccttccgctccgctgtaaacacctctacaactcgaaacaAAACTTCCTTAACTCGAACTACATTTTGCATGTTAAGTTATTTAtttcacctctacaactcgaatttgGAAGAACTCCGACCTCTACGAGTCGAAGTTTACCTCAacatatgtattacgaaatttcgcAGAAAGATCTCCAAATATTTGGGGaaatgttttctctgcattattcgcgattaaaaatgctattgatttacaATGCACTAAAATACCAGCACGAATCAaaagcacaattttttttaatatgtaataaagagtaatatttcgagtATAAATTGTGTCTTGTACTTATTTTTATATAGGTATGTAGGTAATAAGTTGTACGTATATTTGATTATAGGTGTACGATAAACAATTGATctttaaaacttgaatttgtcttgctttACGGTTTCAGAAGTCGAAAAATCAACAGTCGTACAAAGCCCctataagtcgaattttcgcttgttgaacctctcttactcgaaaactcgataagccgaaacctctataattcgaagactttttccctccccttgagattcgagttatccaGGTTCGACTGTATTGTTTGCCTTCTTTAGcagataatttttctattttctattatcAACAGCATTGaagttataataaataattcctTTTCATTATTTACCCTGTCCAACTGGTCTGGCGGGAGGGCCGATGGTCCAACTACGGACAGATATCTGAGCCGTCGTCTGATGGCAGGATCCGCGATATTGTCCTTGTCGATCCTGGATATCAGAAACCAGGCCTGGTTCTGAAAGTCTGCATATATTCGCTGAGCCTCCAACTGGAAAGGAAACGCCTCGTTGTGATTGGAAATCACGTTGGGTCGTCTTAGCTTCATTGATTCGTGACTAAAACGCAGCGGGTCCTGTTACGCGCAGGTCGACAGTTTCTGATAAGAGCGCCAGGTAATCTTGTAGGAGGTAACCGTCCGTGCGGAACTGGTTCGAAACGCAAATCAACGAGCAAAGGGGTTCACCGTTACAGATAAAACGCCGGTATCAGAACCTTTCCCGGGATTACAGATAGAAGAAACAGTAAAATCAGACGGGAACCGCGGTGCAAGGCGCAGTTGCGTGCGCTTAGTTGCATAAAAGAAGAATACTCTATGGTATACAAGGAATTTTAAGATTCCATTAGCAAGGAAATTGCACCACATGGATTACCGAAGGAATCCCTGCGATTCTTTTGATCCTCACAATGCCTTTGAATTCTTTAGAAGCAGGAACTATAAATGTATGCAGACTTTGAAATCAACAACAATTTACAGTGGTCAACGGGGAAGTATTAACACCCCTCAGCACGGTAATAATAAAAGAACCAGCTTTCTTTCATCCCTCCCATCAGCGACAAAGCACTCCATCCACGCGACAGGTTGAGCAACGCCGATGGAATCTCGCGTTAAGCCAGCGTCTAATGCAAAACTCAGCTATGCCTGTTTCCcagaaaggagaagaaaaggagCCCCGATGGCCAACGCTCGTCATTATCATCACGCGACTCGCCTAGCGGATTTCGTGTTGAAGGCTGACGATTTCCGTTCTCGTCGTTCGGACGGTGGCTGATGAGCGCCGTTACGAAATCGTTCGGTGTACCGTCACAATGCTACCGCCTGGGAACATTTCCCGCGGAGGTGTTCGGCCTCTGGCGGACAATAAAGGCCGCCCCGGTGCCAGGGAAATCCTCGGGCACGCGAAACCAGCAGCTACTTGGCCTGTGAGGGGATAACGCGTTGACGTTTTACGGTCTCATGAGCCGGTTCGTAGAGGAGGTCGAGGTCTCGCGGATAGGCTCCGCCAAGAAACATCGAGCCACTGTTGGAAGCTTCCCCTAGGGCTTGAGGCTCGCCAACAAGGGGCGATTCAAACCCCTTGGGGGTGTCGCCAGGATGGAAACTGGCGATCCCAGGGCACCTGAGCTGCTCAGCTGAGATCGGGCAAGAATCTCGACTGGGAATCCCTTGTAATCCCAATAATCCCTCCTTGGTTCAATGAAGAGCTATGATATTGGGGATTAGGGTCAGGGTAAGGCGAAAGGGGTGTCTTTTGTGGAATATATATAGGGCTACGGAAGTAATTAatgggggattgcgccttgttgggccgaaaaataggtaattctttgtgaattttttgtaaaaaaacggttcaacaaattaatttgaggtttggcaggctgttttattgtatcttgaactattgctctgaatttttgtgtgacagtgaaaaaaacattataaaaatggcaaccttttgaagaagatgaagcgccctgatttgagtctgaaaaaggttttgctccaaaatcagGAAATctcctttaaataaaaaaggaacggtaacagatacggcaataaatctactaccacaga from Andrena cerasifolii isolate SP2316 chromosome 10, iyAndCera1_principal, whole genome shotgun sequence includes:
- the Ance-3 gene encoding angiotensin-converting enzyme Ance-3 isoform X1, with translation MRGPIMATWILFALFTLVSCQLDLPPLREDPREDFGRRLPPNESQLQDILARVDFLGTERCSANVAAQWSYETDVNEYTQLQALEAQRIYADFQNQAWFLISRIDKDNIADPAIRRRLRYLSVVGPSALPPDQLDRYNRVINDMLAVYNEASICAYNDPFRCGLRLYPDISLIMARSRDWDELQYVWTEWRRRSGMRIKDLYQQLVTLNNEAARLNNFTDAAEYWMFPYESPNLQQDIEDVWEIVRPLYEELHTYVRRKLRDLYGPEKIGVHAPLPAHILGNIWAQSWTNIIDVTLPYPGKTYLDVTQEMQAQGYTPIEMFRVAEEFYLSLNLSAMPPEFWAGSIIADPGDRPLICQASAWDFCNRLDYRIKMCTKVTMKDLITVHHEMAHIQYFLRYSGLPREFRDGANPGFHEAVGEAVALSIGTPRHLQTLSLGNKYIDESTADINYLFTLAMDKLVMLPFSIAIDRWRWDAFRGYITREDYNCHWHRLMEQYAGIKPPVLRSEDDFDPGAKYHIPANIPYIRNFVAGVLQFQLYRALCQAAGQRNVDDPRRPLHRCDFYRSPEAGRILGRIMERGSSTPWQETLREAIGEDRLDASALREYFRPLEDWLRTENLRTGDIVGWSYDGDYCKRSIETAGLQVYGSGFYNGAASTCSMTILPGVAAVLLTVSALR
- the LOC143373816 gene encoding uncharacterized protein LOC143373816, encoding MRILIPTIFLGLLATAAAGKAAKEAEPKESNVEKKQEKRGLSHLEGGIEGGDIGGGQEIALSGGDGGGYEGGYEGGYDGGYGGGGGYGGGGDYGGGGGGYGGGGGGYGGGGGGYGGGGGGGGGGGGGGGYGDGGKVKEITIVKSVKVPYPVEKKVHYPVEKEVPYPVKVAVPQPYPVEKKIPVPVKVLVKVPVHIPQPYPVEKKIPYPVHVPVERPVPHKVYVPQPYPVEKQIPYPVKVPVPQPYPVEKPVPYAVKVVEHVPQPFPVDKPVPYPVSVPIERPYPVHIPKPYPVHVEKAVPVPVEKVVPYPVKVHVDRPVGVPVEKPVPVEVKVPVPAPYPVEKPVAVPVEKIVPYAVKVPVERPVAIPVSKPVPVPVAKPVPYPIKVPVPVSIHGSDGGGYGGGYGGGYGGGYGGGYGGSEGEYESSFGGHSGY
- the Ance-3 gene encoding angiotensin-converting enzyme Ance-3 isoform X2, with protein sequence MLAVYNEASICAYNDPFRCGLRLYPDISLIMARSRDWDELQYVWTEWRRRSGMRIKDLYQQLVTLNNEAARLNNFTDAAEYWMFPYESPNLQQDIEDVWEIVRPLYEELHTYVRRKLRDLYGPEKIGVHAPLPAHILGNIWAQSWTNIIDVTLPYPGKTYLDVTQEMQAQGYTPIEMFRVAEEFYLSLNLSAMPPEFWAGSIIADPGDRPLICQASAWDFCNRLDYRIKMCTKVTMKDLITVHHEMAHIQYFLRYSGLPREFRDGANPGFHEAVGEAVALSIGTPRHLQTLSLGNKYIDESTADINYLFTLAMDKLVMLPFSIAIDRWRWDAFRGYITREDYNCHWHRLMEQYAGIKPPVLRSEDDFDPGAKYHIPANIPYIRNFVAGVLQFQLYRALCQAAGQRNVDDPRRPLHRCDFYRSPEAGRILGRIMERGSSTPWQETLREAIGEDRLDASALREYFRPLEDWLRTENLRTGDIVGWSYDGDYCKRSIETAGLQVYGSGFYNGAASTCSMTILPGVAAVLLTVSALR